In a genomic window of Methanogenium sp. S4BF:
- a CDS encoding THUMP domain-containing protein, translating into MEGSMEIHEAVMVRFGELFLKSEPVMKYYINTLTRNLTAAIEAEGMECSVEQHRGRIIIRGDEPDRIAQAASRVFGIVGVSRCILTPPDREIIEETAARLAAEKLTPGMSFAVRAKRSGMEGFSSQELGASTGARIFERCPGIRVDLTSPDYEVFAEARTFGGIVYDSQIPGPGGLPLGTQGKFLSLLSAGLDSPVATWMMMRRGCVPVFFHCDGGRYAGADVRHTTEKNLAALSAWCPGRTVRMTVVPLEPFYDALVASGILRTRCILCKRFMLRAAAAFALREEVAAIMTGDNIGQVATQTLVNLGVIQDVVPQSIPLLRPLLTYDKEEIVLRARMIGTFRDNAGDLGCAVVPKHPSTAAKPDEIREDESCIALDEILKEALAHATVVQAYNGKIIEDSSI; encoded by the coding sequence ATGGAAGGAAGTATGGAGATACACGAGGCTGTAATGGTGCGTTTTGGTGAGCTTTTTTTAAAGAGCGAACCAGTTATGAAATACTATATCAATACCCTGACACGAAACCTGACAGCAGCAATTGAAGCAGAAGGCATGGAATGTTCTGTTGAACAGCACAGGGGGAGAATCATCATCAGGGGCGATGAACCTGACCGGATTGCGCAGGCCGCATCACGGGTATTTGGCATTGTCGGGGTCAGCAGGTGCATCCTGACACCACCGGACCGGGAAATAATCGAGGAGACCGCCGCCCGGCTTGCAGCAGAGAAGCTCACCCCCGGCATGTCATTTGCGGTCCGCGCAAAACGCTCCGGTATGGAAGGATTTTCCAGCCAGGAGCTGGGAGCCTCAACGGGCGCACGGATCTTTGAACGCTGCCCCGGCATCCGTGTCGATCTGACATCACCTGACTACGAGGTGTTTGCTGAAGCACGGACATTCGGGGGAATCGTATATGACAGCCAGATACCCGGACCAGGGGGACTGCCTCTCGGCACCCAGGGAAAGTTTCTCTCCCTCCTCTCTGCAGGACTGGACTCTCCGGTTGCCACCTGGATGATGATGCGCCGCGGATGCGTCCCTGTCTTCTTCCACTGTGACGGCGGCCGGTATGCCGGAGCAGATGTCCGCCATACCACAGAAAAGAACCTTGCAGCCCTCTCTGCCTGGTGCCCGGGACGGACAGTCCGGATGACCGTTGTCCCCCTTGAGCCATTCTACGATGCACTTGTTGCGTCCGGCATACTCAGAACCCGCTGTATCCTCTGCAAACGATTTATGCTTCGTGCGGCCGCAGCATTTGCCCTCCGGGAAGAAGTGGCCGCCATCATGACGGGTGACAACATCGGCCAGGTAGCAACCCAGACACTGGTAAACCTCGGCGTGATACAGGATGTGGTGCCACAATCGATACCACTTCTGCGTCCGCTTCTGACCTATGATAAAGAAGAGATCGTCCTTCGTGCCCGGATGATCGGAACATTCCGGGACAATGCAGGAGATCTCGGGTGCGCCGTCGTACCTAAGCATCCCTCCACTGCGGCAAAGCCTGATGAGATACGTGAGGATGAATCCTGCATTGCACTCGATGAAATCCTTAAAGAAGCCCTTGCGCATGCCACAGTAGTGCAGGCATACAATGGAAAAATCATCGAGGATTCGTCGATTTAA
- a CDS encoding DNA-directed RNA polymerase subunit P encodes MSGYKCARCKQKVEVDVNVRCPYCGHRILFKERGAGIKSLKAR; translated from the coding sequence GTGTCTGGATACAAGTGTGCCCGGTGCAAGCAGAAGGTCGAGGTGGACGTCAATGTCCGTTGTCCCTATTGTGGCCACCGAATTCTCTTTAAAGAGCGTGGGGCAGGGATAAAATCCCTCAAGGCCCGATGA
- a CDS encoding 2-isopropylmalate synthase yields the protein MRQVAFFGDQKRNQNRVTVFDTTLRDGEQTPGVSFTRDEKISIAHQLSDIGVHVIEAGFPASSADEKGFVKDIVSEGLESIICGLARATQSDIEACADCGVDMIHVFIPTSEVQRVHTIKKTHEEVISITESMIRFARSHADQVMFSAMDATRTGITELTEAYRTAVNAGATIINVPDTVGVASPSSMRALVSSLHETIACPIDVHCHNDFGMAVANTVSAVEAGASQVQVTVNGIGERAGNADIAQTVMALESIYGIRTGISTERLVETSRMVSRFSGISVGPTQPVVGDNAFAHESGIHSQGVLSEASTFEPGIMTPEMVGHRRRLRLGKHVGRHAVAQMLSDAHIIAKESELDEIVVRVKDISNRGRKVTENDLFEIAETIIGEAGIEKTVILHDITIINGNHVMATATVRASVEGKETTCCRIGNGPVDAAMKAVVGIVPEQLTLKEFSVSAISGGSDAIGHVSIAVEDSKGRVYDAGASSDDIVLASAEAMINALNLVYRLKKEE from the coding sequence ATGCGGCAGGTCGCCTTCTTCGGCGATCAGAAACGCAATCAGAATAGAGTAACCGTTTTTGACACCACCCTCAGGGATGGTGAACAGACACCAGGCGTGTCATTTACCCGTGATGAAAAGATTAGCATCGCCCATCAGCTTTCAGACATCGGCGTCCACGTCATCGAGGCAGGATTTCCTGCATCGTCTGCTGATGAGAAAGGGTTTGTAAAAGATATCGTATCAGAGGGACTGGAGAGCATCATCTGCGGTCTCGCACGGGCAACGCAATCAGACATAGAGGCATGTGCCGACTGCGGAGTGGACATGATCCATGTCTTTATTCCGACCTCAGAAGTGCAGCGAGTGCACACCATCAAAAAAACCCACGAAGAGGTCATTTCCATCACAGAGTCAATGATCCGGTTTGCCCGCAGTCATGCAGACCAGGTGATGTTCTCGGCGATGGATGCGACACGTACCGGGATAACCGAACTCACTGAAGCATACCGGACGGCAGTGAACGCAGGGGCAACGATCATCAACGTCCCCGACACCGTAGGAGTAGCTTCCCCGTCATCTATGAGAGCACTCGTATCCTCACTGCATGAGACCATCGCCTGCCCGATAGATGTGCACTGCCACAATGACTTCGGCATGGCAGTCGCCAATACCGTTTCAGCCGTTGAGGCGGGAGCATCCCAGGTGCAGGTGACGGTCAACGGGATCGGCGAACGTGCGGGCAATGCTGATATCGCACAGACAGTAATGGCACTGGAGTCGATATACGGCATCAGAACAGGGATCAGCACGGAAAGACTGGTTGAGACCTCACGGATGGTTTCACGCTTCTCAGGCATCTCTGTAGGCCCCACACAGCCCGTCGTGGGAGACAATGCCTTTGCCCATGAAAGCGGCATCCATTCACAGGGAGTCCTCTCGGAAGCAAGCACCTTCGAACCCGGCATTATGACGCCGGAGATGGTCGGACACCGCAGAAGGCTGAGACTGGGCAAACATGTCGGCCGCCATGCTGTCGCACAGATGCTCTCTGATGCACATATCATTGCAAAAGAAAGTGAACTGGATGAGATTGTCGTACGGGTCAAGGACATCTCAAACCGCGGCAGAAAAGTAACGGAAAACGATCTCTTTGAGATTGCAGAGACAATAATCGGCGAGGCAGGTATCGAAAAGACCGTCATCCTCCATGACATCACCATTATCAACGGAAATCATGTGATGGCAACCGCCACCGTCAGGGCAAGTGTGGAAGGGAAGGAAACCACCTGCTGCAGAATTGGAAACGGACCGGTAGACGCTGCCATGAAAGCAGTCGTCGGAATTGTCCCGGAACAACTAACATTAAAGGAGTTTTCAGTATCCGCCATCTCCGGAGGGAGTGACGCCATCGGCCATGTATCAATTGCTGTCGAGGACAGCAAAGGCAGGGTGTATGATGCAGGTGCTTCATCGGACGATATAGTCCTTGCATCAGCAGAAGCGATGATAAATGCCCTTAATCTCGTGTACAGACTGAAAAAAGAGGAATGA
- a CDS encoding hydantoinase/oxoprolinase family protein translates to MIGIDVGGANLKIVDGDDVIIHYCPLWQESPITKLLKPYAGRKAAVVMSGELADGFSSKEAGIAFIVNAVRAAIPDARFYGTDGAFHTEPCMSLAAANWLASADYLRTRFPESVFVDMGSTTTDIIPLSPFDRLLSLRDLDRLQQGMLVYTGLLRAPVASLLREVCLDGGATRTLVANELFAISADVHLVMGHISKVNYAVPTPDGAGVMITESLQRLSRMVCSDLSEIGEENARAVAAAFWDEQRSVIEAEIMRVSGSGTMPDLICAGIGSALLAETFGGRNLSDIFGIMTDAFPAFAVREVAKRDAEA, encoded by the coding sequence GTGATCGGCATTGATGTTGGTGGAGCAAACCTGAAGATCGTGGACGGGGATGACGTCATCATTCATTACTGCCCCCTCTGGCAGGAATCGCCGATTACAAAACTGCTGAAGCCCTATGCGGGGCGAAAGGCTGCGGTGGTGATGAGCGGGGAGCTTGCGGATGGCTTTTCCTCCAAGGAGGCAGGTATTGCCTTTATCGTCAATGCGGTCCGTGCTGCCATCCCGGATGCCCGGTTCTACGGGACTGACGGGGCGTTTCATACCGAACCCTGCATGTCTCTTGCGGCAGCCAACTGGCTGGCATCAGCAGATTATCTGCGGACCCGATTCCCTGAATCGGTCTTTGTCGATATGGGAAGCACCACAACAGACATCATTCCCCTCTCGCCGTTTGACCGCCTGTTATCCCTGCGTGATCTCGACAGACTGCAGCAGGGTATGCTGGTCTATACCGGCCTGCTGCGGGCACCTGTCGCATCGCTGTTGCGGGAGGTCTGTCTGGACGGAGGTGCCACACGCACACTGGTCGCAAACGAACTCTTTGCCATCAGCGCTGATGTACATCTCGTGATGGGGCATATCAGCAAGGTCAATTATGCAGTGCCCACACCGGATGGTGCGGGTGTCATGATTACCGAGTCTTTGCAGCGGCTTTCACGGATGGTCTGTTCCGATCTTTCAGAGATCGGGGAGGAGAATGCGCGTGCAGTGGCTGCTGCATTCTGGGATGAACAGCGGTCAGTTATTGAAGCGGAGATCATGCGCGTCTCAGGCAGTGGGACAATGCCGGATCTGATCTGTGCCGGCATCGGGTCAGCACTTCTTGCAGAGACATTTGGCGGCAGAAATCTGTCGGATATCTTTGGGATTATGACGGATGCATTTCCCGCATTTGCTGTGCGGGAGGTGGCAAAACGAGACGCAGAAGCCTGA
- a CDS encoding 50S ribosomal protein L37ae, with translation MAKKRNQRAKGRITGSAGRFGPRYGRFIRKRVNEVETISRAKHVCPRCDTQAVARKGTGIWECRKCGFKFAGGAYVPQTPNLKVALRTIERSLIKE, from the coding sequence ATGGCTAAAAAGAGAAACCAGAGAGCAAAAGGACGTATTACAGGTAGTGCAGGCAGATTCGGTCCACGCTATGGAAGATTTATCAGAAAGCGTGTAAACGAAGTCGAGACCATTTCACGCGCGAAGCATGTCTGTCCGCGCTGTGACACGCAGGCTGTTGCCCGCAAGGGTACCGGCATCTGGGAGTGCCGCAAGTGTGGCTTCAAGTTTGCCGGTGGTGCATATGTGCCGCAGACACCAAACCTGAAGGTTGCACTTCGTACCATTGAACGTTCATTGATCAAGGAGTAG
- a CDS encoding DUF2150 family protein, whose protein sequence is MAKSKKEKVEPQSVLYYFYTQERWDNWIKTLEEMSFDYDEDSEDMPEGLQSLNNFTEDINVSVLKIIKLFILGNYNGETAKQKIEEVEEIVMGPLPDSDIADIISGVQMRFLVLFAACKTVIDGTADGDIKDLVKYGKTLGDDQAEEALKTAATIGALVIQGGSCCGKYLRGDIDEPLLFDDWLIEVDDMGNALKSLKNFEEQFGEGI, encoded by the coding sequence ATGGCGAAGAGTAAAAAGGAGAAAGTGGAGCCACAGTCAGTCCTGTATTATTTTTATACACAGGAGCGATGGGATAACTGGATTAAGACGCTTGAGGAGATGAGTTTTGACTATGACGAGGATTCAGAGGATATGCCGGAAGGCCTGCAGTCGCTCAATAATTTTACCGAAGATATTAATGTCTCTGTCCTGAAAATAATCAAGCTCTTCATCCTTGGCAATTATAACGGGGAAACGGCCAAACAGAAGATTGAGGAAGTTGAGGAGATTGTCATGGGGCCGCTGCCGGATAGTGACATTGCTGATATCATCTCCGGTGTCCAGATGCGCTTTTTGGTGCTCTTTGCTGCATGTAAGACAGTCATTGACGGCACTGCTGACGGTGATATAAAAGACCTTGTCAAATACGGAAAGACGCTTGGGGATGACCAGGCGGAAGAGGCTCTGAAGACGGCTGCGACAATAGGCGCACTCGTCATCCAGGGTGGTTCGTGCTGTGGGAAGTATCTCCGTGGAGATATCGATGAACCCCTGCTCTTTGACGACTGGCTGATTGAGGTGGATGATATGGGCAATGCACTCAAGAGCCTCAAGAACTTTGAAGAGCAGTTTGGAGAAGGTATTTGA
- a CDS encoding KEOPS complex subunit Pcc1 yields MFRIRTARPDVVYAAALPEMGDMGRSCASLFREADGRLLLSVEGGDLSSLRAAVNSYLRIIMIAEEMQEVLK; encoded by the coding sequence GTGTTTCGCATCAGGACAGCGCGTCCTGATGTGGTGTATGCAGCTGCACTTCCTGAGATGGGGGATATGGGGCGTTCATGCGCCTCGCTCTTTCGGGAAGCAGATGGGAGGCTCCTTCTGTCTGTGGAAGGGGGGGATCTCTCCTCACTCAGGGCGGCAGTGAATTCATATCTTCGGATAATTATGATTGCAGAAGAGATGCAGGAAGTATTGAAATGA
- the pscS gene encoding O-phospho-L-seryl-tRNA:Cys-tRNA synthase, with amino-acid sequence MKCTADIDTRDVEELYINIDPIQAGGRLTIDAQKAAMAYSDGYSVCDNCRKPFRLDYINKPPIAEFHRDCAEWLNMDAVRLVPGARRGFQAVASSMVEKGDPVLLTALSHYTEFVSLEQAGADIHEIPKDEYNHITADNAAARIEEVTRMAGKAPSILFVEHVDYQYGNIHEIAEIAKVAHQYDIPVLLNGAYSVGIMPVDGKALGVDFVIGSGHKSMAAPAPSGLVATTSEYADIVFRTTQAKGDITGRTFGIKEVEMMGCTLMGVTVVGLMASFPAVKERVLHWDHEVENSNRVVDALCSIEGTSAESDMPREHTLTRINTVDSFDRVAETHKKKGYFLSQELKKKGVIGVIPGSTRVWKFNTYGLNDAQISHLCRVFQEIARENGLTVS; translated from the coding sequence ATGAAATGCACCGCTGATATTGATACCCGTGATGTGGAAGAACTCTATATTAATATCGACCCCATCCAGGCAGGCGGCCGTCTGACCATTGATGCTCAGAAGGCGGCAATGGCATATTCAGACGGATATTCGGTCTGCGACAACTGCAGAAAACCGTTCCGCCTGGACTACATCAATAAACCTCCGATAGCAGAGTTTCACCGTGACTGTGCAGAATGGCTGAACATGGATGCGGTCCGGCTTGTTCCCGGTGCCCGGCGCGGATTTCAGGCTGTGGCAAGTTCAATGGTTGAGAAAGGTGACCCGGTCCTCCTGACGGCCCTTTCGCATTATACGGAATTTGTCTCACTGGAACAGGCGGGTGCTGATATTCATGAGATCCCAAAGGATGAATACAATCACATCACTGCCGATAACGCTGCAGCACGGATTGAGGAAGTTACCCGTATGGCCGGAAAGGCGCCATCCATTCTCTTTGTCGAGCATGTGGATTACCAGTACGGCAATATCCATGAGATCGCGGAAATCGCAAAGGTGGCGCACCAGTACGACATCCCGGTGCTTTTAAACGGTGCATACAGTGTTGGTATCATGCCCGTGGATGGAAAGGCACTGGGTGTGGACTTTGTCATTGGATCGGGCCATAAGAGTATGGCTGCACCCGCCCCGTCAGGACTGGTTGCGACAACCAGCGAGTATGCTGACATTGTCTTCCGGACGACACAGGCGAAAGGTGACATCACCGGGCGGACGTTTGGCATCAAGGAAGTGGAGATGATGGGATGCACGCTGATGGGCGTAACCGTAGTCGGGCTCATGGCCTCATTTCCTGCGGTAAAAGAGCGTGTCCTTCACTGGGATCATGAAGTGGAGAACAGCAACCGTGTTGTTGATGCACTCTGCTCCATTGAGGGCACCTCTGCAGAGAGTGACATGCCGCGTGAACATACGCTCACGAGAATCAATACGGTGGATTCCTTTGACCGGGTGGCTGAAACCCACAAGAAAAAGGGATACTTCCTCTCACAGGAGCTCAAGAAGAAGGGGGTCATTGGCGTTATCCCCGGGTCCACCCGTGTCTGGAAGTTTAATACCTATGGGCTGAACGATGCACAGATATCTCATCTGTGCCGTGTATTTCAGGAGATTGCCCGTGAAAACGGGCTCACGGTCTCATAA
- the surE gene encoding 5'/3'-nucleotidase SurE, which produces MRPKILLTNDDGVTSEGLWAAYDALTPFADVTVVAPSTQQSAVGRSISIFEPIRVTKIPMHTTEAYSVGGKPTDAVIIGIYSLNLKPDLVVSGINIGENLSYESIMTSGTVGAALEASNQGVPSIAFSLEVEDQGKKFDDPRYSEQNFGAAKTAITDICTRLLKDGFPQSTDVINVNIPARVKGGYEITHLAEKLFFTGVEERADPRGRPYYWINGPLCSDAEEGTDVHAVHEGRISITPITLDCTAYSGKTGLEKLFYDELS; this is translated from the coding sequence ATGAGACCAAAAATACTCCTCACAAACGATGATGGTGTCACATCAGAAGGCCTGTGGGCAGCCTATGATGCACTCACCCCTTTTGCAGATGTAACCGTTGTGGCCCCCTCAACCCAGCAGAGTGCAGTCGGGCGCTCCATATCAATCTTTGAACCAATCAGGGTCACAAAAATACCGATGCACACCACTGAGGCCTACTCAGTCGGCGGAAAACCGACAGATGCAGTGATCATTGGTATCTATTCACTCAACCTGAAGCCTGATCTGGTAGTAAGCGGCATCAATATCGGGGAAAACCTCTCCTATGAATCCATCATGACATCAGGAACCGTCGGGGCAGCACTGGAGGCATCCAACCAGGGTGTCCCGTCCATTGCCTTCTCTCTGGAAGTAGAGGATCAGGGTAAGAAATTCGACGACCCGCGGTATTCCGAACAGAATTTTGGAGCCGCAAAAACGGCAATCACAGACATCTGCACACGGCTCCTGAAAGACGGGTTCCCCCAGAGCACGGATGTCATAAACGTTAATATCCCGGCGAGGGTCAAAGGCGGATACGAGATCACCCATCTTGCAGAGAAACTCTTCTTTACCGGTGTCGAAGAACGCGCCGACCCGCGGGGACGCCCGTATTACTGGATCAACGGACCCCTCTGTTCGGATGCGGAGGAGGGCACTGACGTCCACGCGGTCCATGAGGGACGCATTTCAATCACTCCCATCACCTTGGACTGCACCGCGTATTCAGGAAAAACCGGCCTTGAAAAACTGTTTTATGATGAATTGTCCTGA
- a CDS encoding ATP-grasp domain-containing protein, translated as MLALLAEYTVFHNPALAPEGNAMLSVLKESFLRSGYDVITPESGDFEAELRRLSPLADVGLVIAPDHLLGKYSKIIEENCHTIGCGSLNCALCSNKPHAGAILTAQGIAVPKDVTEGIRVIKEKKGAGALNMRIADEEPGPGEFGQEFIEGEHMSVSLVIGRYVGDACSFYSGRPPLVLSLNRQYIRFDDGLVVFEGGEVGVDHPRRDEIIATAIKAATVLGCQGYAGVDVIVGDQVYVVDVNPRPTSSLTGIAAVMEEEIADILVAASKGDVPESVRLTGKARYDKNGTVTVL; from the coding sequence ATGCTGGCACTTCTCGCAGAGTATACGGTATTTCATAATCCTGCACTTGCACCGGAAGGAAATGCAATGCTCTCTGTCTTAAAAGAGAGTTTTCTCCGGTCGGGATATGACGTGATAACCCCGGAATCCGGGGATTTTGAAGCAGAGCTCAGGCGCCTCTCCCCGCTTGCCGATGTGGGGCTCGTTATTGCGCCGGACCATCTGCTCGGAAAATATTCAAAGATTATTGAAGAAAACTGCCATACCATCGGCTGCGGCAGCCTCAACTGCGCTCTTTGCTCAAATAAGCCGCATGCAGGAGCTATTCTTACTGCACAGGGTATTGCTGTGCCAAAGGATGTCACAGAAGGTATCCGTGTGATAAAGGAAAAGAAGGGGGCCGGTGCTCTGAATATGCGTATTGCCGATGAAGAGCCCGGACCCGGTGAATTTGGTCAGGAGTTCATCGAAGGCGAGCACATGAGTGTAAGCCTTGTCATAGGCCGGTATGTGGGGGATGCATGCTCATTCTACAGCGGGCGTCCACCGCTGGTACTTTCCCTGAACCGCCAGTATATCCGTTTTGATGACGGGCTGGTGGTTTTTGAGGGCGGTGAGGTTGGCGTGGATCATCCCCGCAGGGATGAGATCATTGCAACGGCAATTAAAGCGGCCACGGTCCTTGGCTGTCAGGGCTATGCAGGTGTTGATGTAATCGTTGGTGATCAGGTCTACGTCGTTGATGTCAATCCCCGGCCCACTTCAAGTCTGACCGGTATCGCTGCGGTGATGGAAGAGGAGATCGCTGACATACTTGTGGCTGCATCGAAAGGGGATGTACCCGAATCTGTCCGTCTCACGGGAAAGGCACGGTATGACAAGAACGGGACGGTGACGGTGCTGTGA
- a CDS encoding DUF5814 domain-containing protein: MIAAKARFRFSKKLQNIAGYRVPDFAFNGAFMDILVSSLDYDSLDRTMRSQIIQFYKDFLECGCRESPQCGCPERKFALKILELRSLGLDHRQISEVLVDDYGVEIYPADILSFLEDSVHTLEAIRDVARIEGKEALLQKTIDAIAEIEGK, encoded by the coding sequence TTGATCGCCGCAAAGGCCAGATTCCGGTTTTCAAAAAAGCTTCAGAATATTGCAGGATATCGTGTCCCTGATTTTGCCTTCAACGGGGCATTCATGGATATCCTGGTTTCATCTCTGGACTATGACTCTCTGGACCGTACCATGCGGTCACAGATCATTCAGTTTTATAAGGATTTTCTTGAATGCGGGTGCAGGGAATCGCCCCAGTGCGGATGTCCGGAGAGGAAATTTGCCTTAAAAATTCTCGAACTCCGCAGCCTTGGGCTTGACCACCGGCAGATCAGTGAGGTGCTGGTGGATGATTATGGCGTGGAGATTTACCCTGCCGATATCCTGAGTTTTCTGGAAGATAGTGTGCATACCCTTGAAGCTATCCGTGACGTGGCACGGATTGAAGGGAAAGAGGCCCTTCTGCAGAAAACGATTGATGCAATTGCTGAGATTGAGGGGAAGTGA
- a CDS encoding DNA topoisomerase IV subunit A gives MANTEKDRITQERLVSIAADWYGQMTEGRVPSITLPTRTKANIEYNATSEVWKYGDKGTTRTANSAKSALHILKMAYVVGFLKQQLIESRSSTLREMYYISEGWKRAKFAAQDESNMLVEDLEIVTELSREAFHLRPEEDGASIYGPLRLREQTRRGNRDIHCQEDVGEAGYPIPSNVENIEFLDHDASFVIAMETGGMYARLMENGFDEEHNAILLHLKGQPARSTRRMLRRINNELGIPVVVFTDGDPWSYRIFASIAYGSIKAAHMSDLLVTPTAQFIGVQPSDISDYNLPSDKLTEGDIAALKAELTDPRFDTDYWKKQIKLQLDMGLKSEQQAFASRGLDFVTKEYLPSRLGEMGII, from the coding sequence ATGGCGAATACTGAAAAGGACAGAATTACACAGGAACGGCTGGTATCAATCGCTGCAGACTGGTACGGGCAGATGACTGAGGGACGCGTGCCCTCAATCACACTTCCTACACGGACAAAAGCGAACATTGAGTACAATGCAACGAGCGAGGTCTGGAAGTACGGGGACAAAGGAACAACACGGACGGCAAATTCCGCAAAGAGCGCTCTGCATATCCTGAAGATGGCATATGTCGTCGGGTTTCTGAAGCAGCAGCTCATCGAGTCCCGCTCATCAACGCTCAGGGAGATGTATTACATCTCAGAAGGATGGAAGCGGGCGAAGTTTGCGGCACAGGATGAGAGCAACATGCTGGTGGAGGATCTGGAGATTGTCACCGAACTCTCACGGGAGGCGTTTCACCTGCGCCCGGAGGAGGATGGTGCATCAATTTACGGACCACTGCGTCTCCGGGAACAGACCAGACGCGGAAACCGGGATATTCATTGCCAGGAGGATGTGGGAGAGGCAGGATACCCGATCCCATCAAATGTGGAGAATATCGAATTCCTTGATCATGACGCCTCCTTTGTCATCGCCATGGAGACAGGTGGTATGTACGCCCGGTTAATGGAAAACGGGTTTGATGAAGAGCATAACGCCATACTCCTGCATCTCAAGGGACAGCCCGCACGCTCCACACGGCGCATGCTCAGACGGATAAATAATGAGCTTGGCATCCCTGTTGTGGTCTTTACGGATGGTGATCCCTGGTCATACCGCATATTTGCAAGCATCGCTTATGGGTCAATCAAGGCAGCACATATGTCAGACCTGCTGGTCACACCAACCGCACAGTTCATCGGCGTCCAGCCAAGTGATATCAGTGACTATAACCTGCCGTCAGATAAGCTCACCGAAGGAGATATCGCTGCCCTGAAAGCAGAACTCACCGACCCGAGGTTTGATACCGACTACTGGAAAAAACAGATCAAACTTCAGCTCGACATGGGCCTGAAATCAGAACAGCAGGCATTTGCAAGCAGGGGACTGGACTTTGTCACCAAAGAGTATCTCCCGTCAAGACTGGGAGAAATGGGGATTATCTGA
- a CDS encoding HEAT repeat domain-containing protein, with product MIPEMPVGTLIADLLSEDDTLRISAESTLKDLSPEAVLPEISALLRSHEKRIRNRGMELFCCMGCVSVPSLSVLLSDDEWTVRYRAAESLGIIGGDAACALLVPVLQDERDHVRYMAAKGLGLSAYIQSADAVACLLNDENEFVRASAARALGLMNLAAYAPAIECALACEEYEKTRDVMAEALVCLGRTR from the coding sequence ATGATTCCGGAAATGCCTGTCGGCACTCTCATAGCAGATCTGCTCTCTGAAGATGATACTCTCAGGATATCGGCTGAATCCACTTTGAAGGATTTATCTCCCGAAGCAGTGCTCCCGGAGATTTCTGCTCTGCTGCGTTCACATGAAAAACGCATCCGAAATCGGGGGATGGAACTATTCTGTTGCATGGGGTGTGTGTCTGTCCCCTCACTTTCTGTGCTCCTCAGCGATGATGAATGGACGGTCCGCTACCGTGCTGCAGAATCCCTTGGCATTATCGGGGGCGATGCCGCATGTGCCCTTCTTGTACCCGTCCTGCAGGACGAAAGGGACCATGTGAGATATATGGCCGCAAAAGGCTTGGGTCTCTCGGCATACATACAATCTGCTGATGCGGTGGCATGCCTCCTGAACGATGAGAATGAGTTTGTTCGTGCATCGGCCGCCCGTGCCCTGGGGCTGATGAATCTTGCGGCATATGCACCCGCCATTGAATGTGCACTGGCGTGTGAAGAATACGAAAAGACCCGTGATGTGATGGCAGAGGCTCTGGTATGTCTTGGCAGGACAAGATAG
- a CDS encoding prefoldin subunit beta, whose product MNAVSPKIQNQIAMIQQVQQQLGTVIQQKAQFEMMAKETRKAEAELGGISDDSDVYVTIGTVMMKQDREKVLADLAEKTETFELRIKSLEKQEKALTTKFEQLQAQIKGALEGAGAPSAN is encoded by the coding sequence ATGAATGCAGTTTCACCTAAAATTCAGAATCAGATCGCAATGATCCAGCAGGTCCAGCAGCAGCTCGGGACCGTTATTCAGCAGAAAGCACAGTTTGAGATGATGGCAAAAGAGACTCGCAAGGCAGAAGCTGAGCTTGGCGGCATCTCTGATGACTCCGATGTATATGTGACCATCGGGACTGTGATGATGAAGCAGGATCGCGAGAAGGTCCTGGCTGATCTGGCAGAGAAGACTGAGACATTTGAACTCAGAATAAAATCACTTGAGAAGCAGGAAAAAGCTCTTACTACAAAGTTTGAGCAGCTCCAGGCTCAGATAAAGGGTGCGCTCGAAGGTGCCGGAGCACCTTCAGCAAACTGA